One Penaeus monodon isolate SGIC_2016 chromosome 37, NSTDA_Pmon_1, whole genome shotgun sequence genomic region harbors:
- the LOC119596100 gene encoding serine/threonine-protein kinase nak1-like: MTYCRGRDLSVAVDQEPSDRACLAIMLRTCQALRQVHQAGFVHCDLKPDNVLLEVDADGEPQEVHVVDLGLACRVGHSYPRAAPVTGKPYFCACFFDGSPVQARCDVVGLAATLAFFRNAMSCEHEELDALLQRASDAQHERRPSLEELIALLQRLLREAGAQLPSCCEAPEAQQPAGAASVQDASEAAEARQVPEAVDLGEMCRNFRAMNIFRR; the protein is encoded by the coding sequence ATGACCTACTGCCGCGGCCGCGACCTGTCCGTGGCGGTGGACCAGGAGCCCAGCGACCGCGCCTGCCTCGCCATCATGCTCCGGACGTGCCAGGCCCTGCGGCAGGTGCACCAGGCCGGCTTCGTCCACTGCGACCTCAAGCCGGACAACGTCCTGCTGGAGGTGGACGCGGACGGCGAGCCGCAGGAGGTCCACGTCGTCGACCTGGGCCTGGCGTGCCGCGTCGGCCACTCGTACCCGCGCGCGGCCCCCGTCACCGGCAAGCCCTACTTCTGCGCCTGCTTCTTCGACGGCTCGCCCGTCCAGGCCCGCTGCGACGTGGTCGGCCTGGCCGCCACCCTCGCCTTCTTCAGGAACGCCATGTCCTGCGAGCACGAGGAGCTGGACGCGCTCCTGCAGAGGGCCTCCGACGCGCAGCACGAGAGGCGGCCGTCGCTGGAGGAGCTCATCGCCCTCCTGCAGAGGCTCCTTCGGGAGGCCGGGGCTCAGCTCCCCTCCTGCTGCGAGGCGCCCGAAGCGCAGCAGCCGGCGGGAGCAGCTTCAGTCCAGGACGCTTCTGAAGCGGCTGAAGCTCGCCAAGTCCCCGAGGCGGTGGACCTCGGCGAAATGTGCAGGAATTTCCGGGCGATGAACATCTTCCGGAGGTGA